In the genome of Diaphorobacter sp. HDW4A, the window CCCATGTCGTTGGCTTCGACCAGAAAATCGCCGTTGGCGACGAGCTTGTGCATCTGGCCGACCTCGGCCGTGGATTCGAGCAGCACCTGTGTGCTGAACACCACCTCCTTGCCCTTGTCGCGCAGCAGGTAGCCGATGTCGAGCCAGTCCTTGAGCCGCAGCTCATGCCGCCTGGAGCACACGGTCTCGCCAAGGTAGACGATGTCCACTGAGGTTCTTGCCATGGATTGATAGAACGCGAACACGTCTTCGCGGGACCAGTAGTAGAGCAGGGGGCCGAGTGAGAGCTGCATGGTGCATCGTCCTTCGTGCGTGGCTGATGAGTGGCTGCGTTGGTTGGAGCGAGGCTCACTTCCAGGGGCGGTGATAGGCGCCCAGCGTGTGCTGCTGGCCTTCGGCGAGCTGGTCGAGTACTGTCATCCAGATCGCCTTGGGCGAGTAGCGGTGGCCTTGATCGACGCAGTGGTCGATGGCATCGCGCCATACCTGAGTGACCTGTTCGACATAGGCGGGGCTGCGCTGGCGGCCCTCAATCTTGAAGGCGCGCACGCCCAGCTTCACGAGCTGCGGCAGCAGCTCCAGCGTGTTGAGGCTGGTGGGCTCTTCGAGCGCGTAATAGTTGCTCTCGTCGCCCACATTGAAGCGGCCCTTGCAGAGCGTGGGATAGCCCGCTTTCTCGCCGGGATCGTAGCGGTCGATCAGCACGCCGTTGAGGCGCGACTCCATGCCGCTTGGCGTGTCCCGCCAGCGCACAAACTTGGCGGGCGAGCACACGCCGTGGGTGTTCGGCGACTCGCCTGTGGCATAGGACGAGAGCGCGCAGCGGCCTTCGACCATCACGCACAGGCTGCCGAAGGCGAACACCTCGATCTCCACCGAGGTGCGCTCGATCACCTGCTTGACCTGCTCCATCGACAGCACGCGCGGCAGCACGGCGCGCTGGATGTTGAATTGCTTTTGGTAGAAGTTGATGGCGGCATGGTTGGTCGCCGAGCCCTGCACCGAGAGATGCAGCCGCAGGTCAGGGTGGCGGTTGCAGGCATAACGCATGAGGCCTGGATCGGCGAGGATGACCGCATCCACCCCCCACAGCGCGGCGCGGTCGAGTGCGGCATGCCATGGCTCGGGCGCGCTGGCGCGCGGGTAGGTGTTGAGCGCGAGCAGCACCTTGCAGCCGCGTGCGTGGGCGTAGGCGATGCCCTTGAGAATGGCCGGCTCGTCGAAATTGAGACCCGCGAAATTGCGCGCGTTCGTGGCGTCGCGCAACCCGAGGTAGACGCAGTTCGCGCCCGCGTCCACGGCGGCCCTCAGAGCTGGAAGACTGCCGGCCGGACAGACAAGCTCGGGAGCCGGGCGATGGGCTCCGATCAGCGCGTCGTTGGCCGAAATGGGAATGCCGTGATGGGGCGTTGCTTCTGTATGTGGGGTAGACACCGTGGGGACCTCACTATGTAGGAGGTGCACACATTAGGCGTCGCCGTAAAACCACAATCTGATTTTTATCATTACTTCAGCATGAACTGCGGACCCTTGCCGGATATGTGGCGTCACTGCGGCAAGGGCTTGCCCGACATCAACGTGCCACGACCCTGCGGTAGAAGATGGTCGTCAGCGCGATGAAGTAGATCAGGCCCAGCCACGGCGCTGCGCCAAAGCCCTCGCCCACCAGCGCGAGTGGTGCATTCTGGCCGCTGAAGCCGATCACGGCGGCAATCGCCAATCCCATCAGACTCTCGCCCACGATGAGCCCCGATGCGAGCAGCAGACCGCGCTCTTCGGCTGAGGCGATCCATGCCGAGCCCTTGCGTTCGCCAACCTTCTTGAGCGCCTTTTGGATGCCGAAGCCGAGCAACGCGCCGATGGTCAGCGTCACGCCGATGGTGGGCGGCAGGTAGATGCCGAGACCAACGGCCAGCGGCGGCAGCGCGCCCCGGCCTGACTTGCGCAGCAGCCAGTCGAGCGCGATGACGACGAGGCCGAGCACCACACCGGTGCCGAGCATCGACCAGTCCAGCGAGCCGCTGAAGATGCCGGTCGAGATCTGCTTCATCAGATTGGCCTGCGGGGCTTCGAGCGCGAGCTTGGGGTCCATGTCCGCGCGTGGCAGAGCGCCTGCGAAACCATAGGCGTTGTAGAGCAGGTCGAGCACCGGCGGAATGACCAGCGCGCCGACGAGGCAGCCGATGATCAGCACCATCTGCTGACGCCACGGCGTCGCGCCGACGATGTAGCCGGTTTTCAGATCCTGCAGGTTGTCGTTGGAAATCGCGGCCATCGCGAGAATCACCGACACCATGAACAGCACGAGCACCACGCCCAGGTTGCCGCTGAGGCTCTCGTGAAACGACGGGATCAGCATGCTCAGGGCCAGCAGCGTGAGCCCCATCAACACCGTGGCGATGATGCCGATCCCCGAGATGGGGCTGGCCGAGGAGCCGACGAGCCCGGCCATGTAGCCGCAGGCGGCGGCCACGAGAAAGCCGAAGATCGCGGCGAACACCACGCAGAGCGCGGCAAGGCCATAGCGCGATCCGGCCGACAGAGCAGTCATGTGCGCGCCGATGAAGTAGTTGACTACGAGGAACAGCACGGCGAGGGCGGCAAGGCCGATCATCAGCATCCAGCTGCGCGGCATGTCGACATCGGTCTCGTCACGTTGGCCTGAGCTTGCCGTTTGC includes:
- a CDS encoding peptidase U32 family protein — protein: MSANDALIGAHRPAPELVCPAGSLPALRAAVDAGANCVYLGLRDATNARNFAGLNFDEPAILKGIAYAHARGCKVLLALNTYPRASAPEPWHAALDRAALWGVDAVILADPGLMRYACNRHPDLRLHLSVQGSATNHAAINFYQKQFNIQRAVLPRVLSMEQVKQVIERTSVEIEVFAFGSLCVMVEGRCALSSYATGESPNTHGVCSPAKFVRWRDTPSGMESRLNGVLIDRYDPGEKAGYPTLCKGRFNVGDESNYYALEEPTSLNTLELLPQLVKLGVRAFKIEGRQRSPAYVEQVTQVWRDAIDHCVDQGHRYSPKAIWMTVLDQLAEGQQHTLGAYHRPWK
- a CDS encoding OPT family oligopeptide transporter, which encodes MQSSVPMREFTLRGVLLGALITLAFTAANVYLGLKVGLTFASAIPAAVISMALLYKFKDSNILENNLVQTQASAAGTLSAVIFVIPGLVMMGLWSGFPFWQTALICAAGGTLGVLYTIPLRRVMVVQSALPYPEGVAAAEVLRVGDAQRHSETADAAQRSGAMRELGWGTGMAAVFGLFSGGFRLLGDAVNFWIPAGSTVFRVAAGFSPALLAAGYLMGMAAGMAVLLGVVLCWFVIVPWLTAGITPADGQTIVALAGQVWSQKAKFVGAGVIAIAALWALITLAGPIIAAIRAQPARTQTASSGQRDETDVDMPRSWMLMIGLAALAVLFLVVNYFIGAHMTALSAGSRYGLAALCVVFAAIFGFLVAAACGYMAGLVGSSASPISGIGIIATVLMGLTLLALSMLIPSFHESLSGNLGVVLVLFMVSVILAMAAISNDNLQDLKTGYIVGATPWRQQMVLIIGCLVGALVIPPVLDLLYNAYGFAGALPRADMDPKLALEAPQANLMKQISTGIFSGSLDWSMLGTGVVLGLVVIALDWLLRKSGRGALPPLAVGLGIYLPPTIGVTLTIGALLGFGIQKALKKVGERKGSAWIASAEERGLLLASGLIVGESLMGLAIAAVIGFSGQNAPLALVGEGFGAAPWLGLIYFIALTTIFYRRVVAR